From a single Nostoc sp. MS1 genomic region:
- the lepA gene encoding translation elongation factor 4, translated as MTDVPAVRIRNFCIIAHIDHGKSTLADRLLQATGTVDERQMKEQFLDNMDLERERGITIKLQAARMNYQAKDGQQYVLNLIDTPGHVDFSYEVSRSLAACEGALLVVDASQGVEAQTLANVYLALEHNLEIIPVLNKIDLPGAEPDRVISEIEEIIGLDCSGAILASAKEGIGINEILEAIVERVPPAPDTTKERLRALIFDSYYDSYRGVIVYFRVMDGTLRKGDRIYLMVSEKEYEIDELGVLSPTQKQVDELHAGEVGYLAAAIKAVADARVGDTITLSKAKATEPLPGYTEANPMVFCGMFPIDADQFEDLREALEKLRLNDAALQYEPETSSAMGFGFRCGFLGLLHMEIVQERLEREYNLDLIITAPSVVYKVITIKGEELYIDNPSHLPAPNDRERIEEPYVQVEMITPETFVGTLMELSQNRRGIFKDMKYLTQGRTTLTYEIPLAEVVTDFFDQMKSRSRGYASMEYHLIGYRENPLVKLDIMINGDPVDSLAMIVHRDKAYNVGRSMAEKLKELIPRHQFKVPIQASIGSKVIASEHIPALRKDVLAKCYGGDISRKKKLLQKQAKGKKRMKAVGTVDVPQEAFMAVLRLDQS; from the coding sequence ATGACTGACGTTCCCGCAGTTCGCATTCGCAATTTTTGTATTATTGCTCACATCGATCATGGGAAATCTACCCTGGCCGATCGCTTACTGCAAGCCACTGGCACTGTTGACGAGCGGCAGATGAAGGAACAGTTTCTCGACAACATGGATTTGGAACGGGAGCGCGGCATTACAATTAAGCTGCAAGCTGCCCGGATGAATTATCAAGCCAAAGATGGTCAGCAGTATGTACTAAATTTAATTGATACGCCGGGACATGTGGACTTTTCTTATGAAGTATCGCGCAGTTTGGCGGCGTGTGAAGGTGCTTTGCTTGTGGTAGATGCGTCTCAAGGTGTTGAGGCGCAAACTTTGGCAAACGTCTATTTAGCACTAGAACACAATCTAGAAATTATCCCAGTTCTCAACAAAATCGACTTACCAGGGGCAGAACCAGACCGGGTAATTAGTGAAATTGAGGAAATTATCGGTCTCGATTGTAGTGGGGCAATTCTCGCCTCAGCTAAAGAAGGAATCGGTATTAATGAAATTCTAGAAGCGATTGTCGAACGTGTTCCACCAGCACCAGATACAACTAAAGAACGCTTACGGGCGTTAATCTTTGATAGCTACTATGACAGTTATCGGGGTGTAATTGTATACTTCCGGGTGATGGATGGGACGCTGAGAAAAGGCGATCGCATCTACCTAATGGTATCTGAGAAAGAATATGAAATTGACGAATTAGGCGTTCTTTCTCCTACACAAAAGCAAGTAGATGAACTCCACGCTGGGGAAGTGGGTTATTTAGCAGCTGCCATTAAGGCGGTAGCTGATGCGCGGGTAGGTGACACAATTACCTTATCTAAAGCTAAAGCCACCGAACCTTTACCCGGTTACACAGAAGCCAACCCAATGGTTTTCTGCGGTATGTTCCCCATCGACGCTGACCAATTTGAAGATTTGCGAGAAGCCTTAGAAAAGCTGCGGCTGAATGATGCTGCACTGCAATACGAACCAGAAACTTCCAGTGCGATGGGTTTTGGGTTCCGTTGTGGGTTCTTGGGTTTGCTGCACATGGAAATTGTGCAGGAACGCTTGGAGCGAGAATACAATCTGGATTTAATTATTACAGCGCCTTCAGTGGTTTATAAGGTGATTACCATTAAGGGCGAAGAACTGTATATCGATAATCCCAGCCATTTACCTGCGCCTAACGATCGCGAAAGGATTGAGGAACCATACGTCCAAGTAGAAATGATTACACCGGAAACCTTTGTCGGCACTTTGATGGAGTTGTCGCAGAACCGCCGGGGTATCTTCAAAGATATGAAATATCTCACCCAAGGACGTACCACCTTAACTTATGAGATTCCTTTGGCAGAAGTTGTCACCGACTTTTTCGACCAGATGAAATCGCGATCGCGCGGTTATGCCAGTATGGAATATCACCTCATCGGCTATCGGGAAAATCCTCTGGTGAAGTTGGATATCATGATTAATGGTGATCCTGTGGATTCCTTAGCCATGATTGTCCACCGTGATAAAGCCTATAACGTCGGACGGTCAATGGCGGAAAAACTTAAAGAATTAATCCCACGCCATCAATTTAAGGTTCCCATTCAAGCATCTATTGGTAGTAAAGTTATTGCCAGTGAACACATCCCCGCCTTGCGTAAAGATGTACTGGCTAAGTGCTACGGCGGTGACATTAGCCGGAAGAAGAAACTATTGCAGAAACAGGCGAAGGGTAAAAAGCGGATGAAAGCTGTTGGTACGGTAGATGTACCACAAGAAGCTTTTATGGCTGTTTTGCGCTTAGACCAAAGCTAG
- a CDS encoding SDR family NAD(P)-dependent oxidoreductase, whose amino-acid sequence MNKLDNKIALILGGAGNVGEGIVRAFLKAGAIVAVPSRKAEKLEELRTSLGELAHPERFIPIVGDIGTVDSAETIRDQLLKQFGKLDAVVASLGGWWSGNKPVTEVSIAEWQQYLDSNLTSHFIAARTFIPVLKEHKGTSYTLIGGAAAEVPVPNVSPVSITAAGQLMLAQVLIQENKGSAVRINEVVVHSWVATRSSRERSQPTWVSADDIGEFTAWLASDAASMVNGSVLRLYEKAAA is encoded by the coding sequence ATGAACAAACTAGACAATAAAATCGCCTTAATTCTTGGTGGTGCAGGTAATGTTGGTGAAGGTATCGTCAGAGCATTCCTCAAAGCTGGTGCTATAGTAGCCGTACCTTCACGAAAAGCAGAGAAACTTGAGGAACTACGCACTTCTCTAGGTGAATTAGCTCACCCAGAACGCTTTATTCCTATCGTGGGGGATATTGGTACAGTTGATAGTGCCGAAACTATCCGTGACCAACTACTCAAACAATTTGGTAAGCTTGATGCCGTAGTTGCTTCCCTTGGCGGTTGGTGGTCGGGAAACAAACCTGTAACTGAAGTATCAATTGCCGAATGGCAACAATATTTGGATAGTAATTTAACCAGTCACTTCATCGCCGCGCGTACCTTTATCCCAGTTCTCAAGGAACATAAGGGTACTAGTTACACCCTAATTGGTGGCGCGGCCGCCGAAGTTCCCGTTCCTAATGTCAGTCCTGTCAGTATTACTGCTGCTGGACAACTCATGTTAGCTCAAGTGTTGATACAGGAAAACAAGGGTAGTGCTGTGCGGATTAATGAAGTTGTTGTTCATAGTTGGGTAGCAACCCGTAGCAGCCGAGAACGTAGTCAACCAACTTGGGTTAGTGCTGATGACATTGGTGAATTTACAGCTTGGCTGGCTAGTGATGCAGCATCAATGGTTAATGGAAGTGTCTTACGCTTGTATGAAAAGGCGGCTGCTTAA
- a CDS encoding glucose 1-dehydrogenase produces MVSLENKVALVTGGTSGIGRTTAIALASAGAKVVVVGRREEEGQETVSSIQQAGSEGLFVKADVSQEADIKSTIASVVNKFGRLDIAFNNAGMLGQNALLAEQTEQSYDKVFDVNVKGVFLCMKHEITQMLAQGNGGVIVNTASINGFRPLSPGLSIYDASKTAVIMLTKAAALEYASHKIRINAIAPGPIETEMLSQATGGNNKAFESFVPAGRLGKPDDIANAVLWLCADATDFVNGHTLAVDGGILAA; encoded by the coding sequence ATGGTATCGTTAGAAAACAAAGTTGCTCTTGTCACTGGTGGAACTTCTGGTATTGGACGGACTACAGCGATCGCTTTAGCTAGTGCTGGTGCTAAAGTTGTTGTCGTTGGGCGGCGTGAAGAAGAAGGCCAGGAAACCGTTAGTTCGATTCAGCAGGCGGGAAGCGAGGGTTTATTTGTCAAAGCCGATGTATCTCAAGAAGCAGATATAAAATCAACCATTGCCAGCGTTGTTAATAAGTTTGGTCGCTTAGATATTGCCTTCAATAACGCAGGGATGCTAGGACAAAATGCCTTGCTGGCAGAGCAAACTGAGCAAAGCTATGACAAAGTTTTTGATGTCAATGTGAAGGGAGTGTTTCTGTGTATGAAACACGAAATTACTCAGATGTTGGCACAAGGCAATGGTGGCGTAATTGTCAATACAGCTTCCATCAATGGTTTTCGACCCCTATCACCTGGCTTATCGATTTATGATGCCTCAAAAACGGCTGTAATCATGCTGACAAAAGCCGCAGCTTTGGAATATGCGTCTCACAAAATCCGTATAAATGCGATCGCACCAGGGCCAATTGAAACGGAAATGCTCAGTCAAGCAACAGGTGGTAATAACAAAGCCTTTGAGAGTTTTGTACCAGCCGGACGTTTAGGTAAACCCGATGACATTGCCAATGCTGTGCTTTGGTTATGTGCCGATGCTACCGATTTCGTAAATGGACATACCCTGGCTGTCGATGGTGGCATCCTCGCAGCGTGA
- a CDS encoding winged helix-turn-helix transcriptional regulator, whose amino-acid sequence MLDLVGDKWTPPILYLLSSGTKRYTDFQRQIPGVSKKMLTQTLRRLESAGVVQRTVYPIVPPKVEYNLTPFGEKLIEPIAALADWAWQHQEELRLIYERQQIQ is encoded by the coding sequence ATGCTCGATCTGGTAGGTGATAAATGGACACCACCAATCTTGTATCTTTTATCCTCTGGTACTAAGCGTTACACTGATTTTCAACGACAAATCCCCGGAGTTTCCAAAAAAATGCTGACACAAACCCTGAGAAGGTTAGAGTCGGCTGGTGTTGTGCAACGCACTGTCTATCCTATTGTGCCGCCCAAGGTGGAGTATAATTTGACTCCCTTTGGCGAAAAGTTGATTGAACCGATCGCAGCTTTAGCAGATTGGGCTTGGCAGCATCAAGAAGAGTTGCGGCTGATTTACGAACGTCAACAGATACAGTAA
- a CDS encoding glycosyltransferase family 4 protein gives MKILVLSWEFPPRIVGGIARHVAELYPELVKLGHEIHLITVEVGQASMYEVVEGIHVHRVPVSHSHDFFHWVVNFNQSMGHHGGKLINEEGPFDLIHAHDWLVADAAIALKHNFKIPLIATIHATEYGRHNGIHNDTQRYIHGKENLLAYNAWRIIVCTNYMRQEVERALASPWDKIDVIHNGIRPEKKQHHEDFHAQDFRRQFAEDHEKIVYYVGRMTYEKGVSVLLNAAPKILSELGGYVKFVIVGGGNTDNLKRQAWDLGIWHKCYFTGFLSDEYLDKFQTVADCAVFPSLYEPFGIVALESFASRVPVVVSDTGGFPEVVHHTKTGIVTWVNNPDSLAWGILEVLKNPGYRQWLVDNAYEDLQRRFSWPKLAQQTEAVYQQVVQERSQVDW, from the coding sequence ATGAAGATACTGGTACTAAGTTGGGAGTTTCCACCAAGAATAGTTGGGGGTATTGCGCGTCATGTGGCGGAGTTATACCCAGAATTAGTTAAGCTAGGGCATGAAATCCATTTAATTACGGTGGAAGTTGGTCAAGCTTCGATGTATGAGGTGGTGGAGGGTATTCACGTACATCGAGTACCAGTGTCTCATAGCCATGACTTTTTTCATTGGGTGGTGAATTTTAATCAAAGCATGGGACATCATGGGGGCAAGTTAATTAATGAGGAAGGCCCGTTCGATTTAATTCACGCCCATGATTGGTTAGTAGCAGATGCTGCGATCGCTCTCAAGCATAACTTTAAAATTCCCCTCATTGCTACTATCCACGCTACTGAATACGGTCGTCACAACGGTATCCACAACGACACCCAACGCTACATCCACGGCAAAGAAAACCTACTAGCTTACAATGCTTGGCGAATTATTGTCTGTACAAATTATATGCGCCAAGAAGTAGAAAGAGCGCTTGCCAGCCCTTGGGATAAAATCGATGTGATTCATAACGGTATCCGACCAGAAAAGAAACAGCATCACGAAGATTTTCATGCTCAAGATTTTCGTCGCCAGTTTGCCGAAGACCATGAAAAGATTGTCTATTATGTGGGGCGAATGACCTACGAGAAGGGTGTATCAGTTTTACTCAATGCAGCGCCCAAAATCCTATCCGAATTGGGTGGTTACGTAAAATTCGTGATTGTTGGTGGTGGCAATACTGACAATCTCAAACGCCAAGCTTGGGATTTGGGAATTTGGCACAAATGTTACTTTACCGGATTTCTCTCAGATGAATATTTGGACAAATTCCAAACTGTAGCTGATTGTGCGGTATTTCCTAGCCTTTACGAACCCTTTGGCATTGTAGCTTTAGAAAGCTTCGCCTCGCGGGTTCCCGTAGTGGTGTCGGATACAGGCGGCTTCCCAGAAGTAGTCCACCATACCAAGACGGGGATAGTAACTTGGGTGAATAACCCTGATTCTTTAGCTTGGGGAATTTTGGAAGTTTTGAAAAATCCGGGATATCGCCAATGGCTGGTAGATAACGCTTATGAGGATTTGCAACGCCGTTTTAGCTGGCCTAAATTAGCTCAACAAACTGAAGCTGTATATCAACAAGTGGTGCAAGAGCGATCGCAAGTTGATTGGTAA
- a CDS encoding cyanophycinase produces the protein MTRAFPNIAKYIKNLISRLTAYLKLLFGGNTVDVLPALAGPVLNLGGGGLDVEAAIQWMINQVRGTSRVNVVVLRTYGSDDYNHLIYRMTGVNSVQTLIVSNRQDANRDDIVQKIHNADVVFFAGGDQCQYIRSWKNTKLEAAVASVYRRGGAVGGTSAGAMIMSDFVYDACACEDPIETKDALEDPYQNITFTYNFFQWSHLRGTIIDTHFDSRKRMGRIMTFIARQIQDGVCKSVLGIAISEETSVVVDKYGKAKVLGRNAAYFVLGDHPPEVCKPRTPLTYHDYKIWRVPSGETFDLNNPPARGYYYRSVKRGRFDSDPY, from the coding sequence ATGACAAGAGCATTCCCAAATATAGCAAAGTACATCAAGAATTTAATATCTCGTCTTACAGCATACCTGAAACTCTTGTTTGGGGGCAACACTGTTGATGTTCTTCCTGCCCTAGCTGGCCCTGTCCTTAACTTGGGTGGGGGTGGACTGGATGTGGAAGCAGCTATTCAGTGGATGATTAACCAAGTCAGGGGAACGAGTAGAGTCAATGTTGTCGTTCTGCGTACTTACGGCAGCGATGACTACAATCATCTCATTTATCGGATGACTGGCGTAAACTCTGTACAAACACTGATTGTCAGTAATCGTCAAGATGCTAATAGAGATGATATTGTCCAGAAAATCCACAATGCTGATGTAGTCTTCTTTGCTGGTGGCGACCAATGCCAATATATTCGTAGTTGGAAAAACACCAAACTGGAGGCGGCTGTAGCATCAGTATATCGCCGAGGCGGGGCTGTGGGTGGTACTAGCGCTGGGGCGATGATTATGAGTGATTTCGTCTACGATGCTTGCGCCTGCGAAGACCCCATCGAAACGAAGGACGCGCTAGAAGATCCTTACCAAAATATTACCTTTACCTACAACTTCTTCCAATGGTCGCATTTACGCGGAACTATCATTGATACCCATTTTGATAGCCGTAAACGCATGGGTCGCATCATGACTTTTATCGCCAGACAAATTCAAGATGGTGTGTGTAAGAGTGTGTTAGGGATAGCTATTAGTGAGGAGACATCCGTTGTTGTAGATAAATATGGTAAGGCAAAGGTGCTGGGGAGAAACGCCGCATATTTCGTTTTAGGCGACCATCCACCGGAGGTCTGCAAACCGCGAACCCCACTCACATACCACGACTACAAAATCTGGCGAGTTCCCAGTGGTGAAACTTTTGACTTAAATAACCCACCAGCCAGGGGTTACTATTACCGGAGTGTGAAGCGGGGGAGGTTTGATTCAGATCCGTATTAG
- a CDS encoding cysteine desulfurase family protein translates to MSNRPIYLDCHATTPVDERVLSAMLPYFTEKFGNPASISHLYGWETEAGVKQAREILAAAINATPEEIVFTSGATEANNLAIKGVAEAYFQKGQHIITVATEHNAVLDPCEYLKTLGFEITILPVQADGLIDLQQLEKALRDDTILVSVMAANNEIGVLQPLAAIGEMCRDRHIIFHTDAAQAIGKIPLDVQAMNIDLMSLTAHKVYGPKGIGALYVRRRNPRVQLAPQQHGGGHERGMRSGTLYTPQIVGFGKAVEIALSEQIQENQRLTQLRERLWSQLSQLEGICLNGHPTQRLAGNLNISIEGVDGAALQLGLQPVVAVSSGSACSTTKTSPSHVLTALGSPEKLAYASIRFGIGRFNTAEEIDIVAKHAIATIQSLRKQASLV, encoded by the coding sequence ATGTCTAATCGTCCTATATACCTTGATTGTCACGCCACCACACCAGTAGATGAGCGGGTACTGAGTGCAATGCTACCTTACTTTACAGAGAAGTTTGGCAACCCTGCTAGTATTAGTCATCTTTACGGTTGGGAAACAGAAGCAGGTGTAAAACAAGCGCGGGAAATTTTAGCAGCAGCTATTAACGCTACACCAGAAGAAATTGTTTTTACAAGCGGGGCGACGGAAGCGAATAATTTAGCTATTAAGGGTGTGGCTGAAGCTTATTTTCAGAAAGGTCAGCATATTATTACCGTTGCAACTGAACATAATGCTGTACTTGACCCTTGTGAATATTTAAAAACACTGGGTTTTGAGATTACGATTTTGCCAGTTCAAGCAGATGGCTTAATTGATTTACAACAATTAGAAAAAGCGTTGCGTGATGACACAATTTTAGTATCAGTAATGGCTGCTAATAACGAGATTGGGGTATTGCAACCTTTGGCAGCAATTGGGGAAATGTGCCGCGATCGCCATATAATTTTCCATACAGATGCAGCCCAAGCTATAGGCAAAATTCCCCTAGATGTGCAAGCAATGAATATCGACCTGATGTCCCTGACAGCCCATAAAGTATACGGGCCGAAGGGTATCGGTGCATTATACGTCAGAAGACGCAACCCCAGAGTCCAACTCGCACCCCAACAGCATGGGGGAGGACATGAAAGGGGGATGCGTTCTGGAACCTTGTATACACCCCAAATCGTAGGTTTTGGCAAAGCTGTAGAAATCGCCCTATCTGAACAGATACAAGAAAATCAACGCCTCACCCAGCTAAGAGAAAGATTGTGGTCACAACTATCACAACTAGAAGGTATCTGCCTCAACGGACATCCCACACAACGCCTAGCCGGAAACTTAAATATTAGTATCGAAGGCGTAGATGGTGCTGCACTCCAGCTAGGTTTACAGCCAGTAGTGGCGGTGTCTTCCGGTTCCGCCTGTTCCACTACCAAAACCTCACCCTCCCATGTCCTCACCGCCTTGGGAAGCCCAGAAAAACTAGCCTACGCCTCAATTCGCTTTGGTATTGGACGCTTCAATACAGCAGAGGAAATTGATATAGTAGCGAAACATGCGATCGCTACTATTCAGAGTTTACGCAAACAGGCAAGTTTAGTTTAG